The genomic stretch GTGAAGGTGATTTCCACGGGCTGGCCGAGCGGCAGGGGCGTGTTGATGTCGTAGCCCTCCATGACGACTTCGGTGGCGCACGTCAGGTCCGTCTTGCGCGTCACCACCAGCTTCACCGGCTCGCCCTTCTTGAGATTCACCGGGCTGGGCTCGTAGCCCTTCTCCGTCACGGACAGCTCCACCACGCGCACGCCGTTCTCCCGCTTCTCCGGGACGGCGGGCGCGGCGGCG from Myxococcus stipitatus encodes the following:
- a CDS encoding cupredoxin domain-containing protein, with product MRRFFSRIIKPLLALVATAVMLGATQQGCTRDSGAKPAEAAAAPAVPEKRENGVRVVELSVTEKGYEPSPVNLKKGEPVKLVVTRKTDLTCATEVVMEGYDINTPLPLGQPVEITFTPKESGKLVYGCAMGKMISGVFMVD